A genomic stretch from Deinococcus radiotolerans includes:
- a CDS encoding nucleotide pyrophosphohydrolase, which translates to MSLTFQDASARVDAFISQFKEGYFPPLLMLARLTEETGEIARVIAHQNGKTPKAGEDAGDLEMELADLLFVTICMANERGLDLERGFERMMTKIERRDATRWTKKDTDEDAADRAAEEGAL; encoded by the coding sequence ATGAGCCTCACCTTCCAGGACGCCAGCGCGCGCGTGGACGCCTTCATCTCCCAGTTCAAGGAGGGGTACTTCCCGCCGCTGCTGATGCTGGCCCGCCTGACCGAGGAGACCGGCGAGATCGCCCGCGTGATCGCCCACCAGAACGGCAAGACGCCCAAGGCCGGCGAGGACGCCGGAGACCTGGAGATGGAACTGGCGGACCTGCTGTTCGTGACGATCTGCATGGCGAACGAACGCGGGCTGGACCTGGAACGCGGCTTCGAGCGCATGATGACGAAGATCGAGCGGCGTGACGCGACCCGCTGGACGAAGAAGGACACGGACGAGGACGCCGCTGACCGGGCCGCTGAGGAGGGCGCGCTGTGA
- a CDS encoding YfiT family bacillithiol transferase: MTGDAAGDPRYPVGPMPTPLTLTPTERVEALGQVFALPADLFEAVQGLSEAQLATPYREGGWTVRQVVHHVAESHMNAFIRLKLALTENNPVIKPYEEDRWATLPDHELVPEVSLNLIDALHSRLGMLFASLDPQGDDWARPWTHPAQGRTYTVDTLLAMYAWHGRHHVAHITGLRDRMGW; this comes from the coding sequence GTGACCGGCGACGCGGCGGGTGACCCGCGCTACCCGGTCGGGCCGATGCCCACGCCCCTGACCCTCACGCCCACCGAGCGGGTCGAGGCGCTGGGGCAGGTGTTCGCACTGCCCGCCGATCTGTTCGAGGCGGTGCAGGGCCTCTCCGAGGCGCAGCTGGCCACCCCGTACCGCGAGGGCGGCTGGACGGTGCGGCAGGTCGTGCACCACGTGGCCGAGAGTCACATGAACGCGTTCATTCGCCTGAAGCTCGCGCTGACCGAGAACAACCCGGTGATCAAGCCGTACGAGGAGGACCGCTGGGCGACCCTGCCCGATCACGAGCTGGTGCCAGAGGTGAGCCTGAACCTGATCGACGCGCTGCACTCTCGCCTGGGCATGCTGTTCGCGTCACTGGACCCGCAGGGGGACGACTGGGCCCGCCCCTGGACGCACCCGGCGCAGGGCCGCACGTACACCGTGGACACCCTGCTGGCCATGTACGCCTGGCACGGGCGGCACCACGTGGCGCACATCACCGGCCTGCGCGACCGGATGGGCTGGTAG
- a CDS encoding Nudix hydrolase yields the protein MQFGPELHTPVPHRAAGVVVLNAAGDILLVRERGVPGGRGKADLWHIPSGTVEPGENPQDTAVREAWEEAGVRAGLLKFLAAYLGHFPDGEPVLRHAWLAEASTGSTFTPALPDEVKEVRFVPQAEFDALYSAGLIRMHHTKLFYEDALRERERLMPQLER from the coding sequence GTGCAGTTCGGCCCTGAGCTGCACACCCCGGTCCCGCACCGCGCGGCGGGCGTGGTCGTCCTGAACGCGGCAGGGGACATCCTGCTCGTCCGCGAACGGGGCGTGCCGGGGGGACGGGGGAAGGCTGACCTGTGGCACATTCCCAGCGGCACCGTCGAACCCGGCGAGAACCCCCAGGACACGGCCGTGCGTGAGGCGTGGGAGGAAGCTGGGGTCCGCGCTGGCCTCCTGAAGTTCCTGGCGGCCTATCTGGGGCACTTCCCGGATGGTGAGCCGGTCCTGCGGCACGCGTGGCTGGCCGAGGCGAGTACCGGTTCGACCTTCACGCCCGCCCTGCCCGATGAGGTCAAGGAGGTGCGCTTCGTGCCGCAAGCTGAGTTTGACGCGCTGTACAGCGCCGGGCTGATCCGCATGCACCACACGAAACTGTTCTATGAAGACGCCCTGCGCGAACGTGAACGCTTGATGCCCCAACTTGAACGCTGA
- a CDS encoding phosphodiester glycosidase family protein yields MLPVWTLPRLGVAVRNDPADLRLLLGTRELRYDPATGWRATGFTLSAKLPVPQLSGGSLFVPLAALNALGLQVLADTPALLDFAAPSSVPAATLPPSPDLAQAPVPGPTPAPSPLPQPQPAFTVNLDTVRVSRTLHRTVEVQRVVLELSGAAASSVTRLQNGLTVTLSGVSVTPSSQTLESGDTLTLTQTPQGAAVGLTTGGGRSEIFTLNNPERVVIDTTTYLDGNVPPPVDPDAMPDGVTYRQLGSLHLLSFDPARYQPRVVSAPTGQASGVADLVKRVGGVAGVNGGYFDPGTHLPVDLVAMGGLMTAPSLEKRATLGFTAQGDTLFGYPRPRYVLSGAGFSVTVNSVRAKADPGLLTAFVGDGRTRVGADRLTTLLVAPGAGVVGSAMTGLVTPPQGTLAFTFDPARFPQLPRTAGAPLSATLNWRAEGGWDAATDALSAGPLLVQGGRVALDPAREGFNTAASIWRPTRQVAFGTLAGQPTIAFLEHGSPEAFASALAKAGVRDAVRLDSGSSATAFVTGGYANLGGYLNTVWSRPVPNAIVLVPRADAAPAARR; encoded by the coding sequence ATGCTGCCGGTGTGGACCCTGCCGCGCCTGGGTGTGGCCGTCCGCAACGACCCGGCGGACCTGCGCCTGCTGCTAGGCACGCGGGAACTGCGCTACGACCCGGCCACCGGGTGGCGCGCCACGGGCTTCACGCTGAGCGCGAAGCTGCCCGTGCCGCAGCTGAGCGGCGGCAGTCTGTTCGTTCCTCTGGCGGCCCTGAACGCGCTGGGCCTCCAGGTGCTGGCCGACACGCCCGCCCTGCTGGATTTCGCCGCCCCGAGCAGCGTGCCGGCCGCGACCCTGCCGCCCTCGCCGGATCTGGCACAGGCGCCCGTACCCGGCCCCACCCCGGCGCCCTCTCCCCTGCCACAGCCGCAACCGGCGTTCACGGTGAATCTGGATACCGTCCGCGTGAGCCGCACCCTGCACCGCACGGTGGAGGTGCAGCGGGTCGTGCTGGAACTCAGTGGCGCGGCGGCCAGCAGCGTCACGCGCCTCCAGAACGGCCTGACTGTCACCCTGAGCGGCGTGTCCGTCACCCCCTCCTCGCAGACCCTTGAGTCCGGTGACACCCTGACCCTCACGCAGACCCCGCAGGGCGCCGCGGTGGGCCTCACGACCGGGGGCGGGCGCAGCGAGATCTTCACGCTGAACAACCCGGAGCGCGTCGTGATCGACACCACCACCTACCTGGACGGGAACGTGCCGCCCCCCGTGGACCCGGACGCCATGCCGGACGGCGTGACGTACCGGCAGCTGGGCAGCCTGCACCTGCTGAGTTTCGACCCGGCCCGCTACCAGCCGCGCGTGGTGAGCGCCCCGACCGGACAGGCCAGCGGCGTCGCGGACCTCGTGAAGCGCGTGGGCGGCGTGGCCGGCGTGAACGGCGGGTACTTCGATCCAGGCACGCACCTGCCAGTGGACCTGGTCGCCATGGGCGGCCTGATGACCGCACCCAGCCTAGAAAAGCGTGCCACGCTGGGCTTCACCGCGCAGGGTGACACCCTCTTCGGTTACCCCCGGCCCCGGTACGTCCTGAGTGGCGCAGGCTTCAGCGTGACCGTGAACAGCGTGCGGGCCAAGGCGGACCCCGGCCTGCTCACGGCGTTCGTGGGGGACGGCCGCACCCGGGTCGGTGCGGACCGCCTGACCACGCTGCTCGTAGCGCCCGGCGCGGGCGTGGTGGGCTCAGCGATGACGGGCCTGGTGACCCCGCCCCAGGGGACACTGGCCTTCACCTTCGACCCGGCGCGCTTCCCGCAGCTGCCCCGCACGGCAGGTGCCCCACTGAGCGCCACGCTGAACTGGCGCGCGGAGGGCGGCTGGGACGCCGCCACGGACGCCCTGAGTGCCGGGCCGCTGCTGGTGCAGGGCGGCCGCGTGGCACTCGACCCGGCCCGGGAGGGCTTCAACACCGCTGCGAGCATCTGGCGGCCCACCCGGCAGGTGGCGTTCGGGACGCTGGCTGGTCAACCCACGATTGCGTTCCTGGAGCACGGGAGTCCTGAGGCGTTCGCGTCCGCGCTGGCGAAGGCGGGCGTGCGGGACGCCGTGCGCCTGGACAGCGGCAGCAGCGCCACGGCGTTCGTGACCGGCGGGTACGCGAACCTGGGCGGGTACCTGAACACGGTCTGGAGCCGCCCCGTGCCGAACGCCATTGTGCTCGTGCCCCGCGCGGACGCGGCGCCTGCTGCACGCCGCTGA
- the mglB gene encoding GTPase-activating protein MglB: protein MIEPSLALYGDAFERVDGLIQELLDTTGVRYGLLVDRKGFVLSHKEALWAPRPPALDSVATLVASNAAATAALANMLGERTFSEQIHQGENGTLYVESVGTDSLLTLIFDASVPLGKVKVYAKKSIAQIAAILDELKDIPPVQLGEDFSAGATSLLDDLLG from the coding sequence ATGATTGAACCTTCACTGGCGCTGTACGGGGACGCCTTCGAACGCGTTGACGGTCTTATCCAGGAGCTTCTCGACACCACCGGCGTCCGTTACGGCCTGCTCGTGGACCGCAAGGGCTTCGTCCTCTCGCACAAAGAAGCCCTGTGGGCGCCGCGTCCCCCCGCGCTGGACAGCGTCGCCACGCTGGTCGCTAGCAACGCCGCCGCGACCGCCGCGCTAGCCAACATGCTGGGCGAACGCACCTTCAGCGAGCAGATCCACCAGGGTGAGAACGGCACGCTGTACGTCGAATCGGTCGGCACGGACTCGCTCCTCACGCTGATCTTTGACGCCAGCGTCCCCCTGGGCAAGGTGAAGGTGTACGCCAAGAAGAGCATCGCGCAGATCGCCGCGATTCTCGACGAACTCAAGGACATCCCCCCGGTGCAGCTGGGCGAGGACTTCAGCGCGGGCGCAACCTCGCTGCTCGACGATCTGCTGGGCTGA
- the mglA gene encoding GTPase MglA — protein sequence MSTINFAAREINCKIVYYGPGMSGKTTNLKHVFSKVPGHLRGEMVSLATEDERTLFFDFLPLDLGTVQGFKTRFHLYTVPGQVFYNASRKLILRGVDGIVFVADSAPNRLRANAESMRNLRENLQEHGIDVRDVPIVLQVNKRDLPDALPLEMIRAVIDPRQELMIFEAMSDKGVGVFETLKTVSRLVLERLSQNK from the coding sequence ATGAGCACCATCAACTTCGCGGCGCGCGAAATCAACTGCAAGATCGTCTACTACGGCCCCGGCATGAGCGGCAAGACCACCAACCTCAAGCACGTGTTCTCCAAGGTGCCCGGCCACCTGCGCGGCGAGATGGTCAGCCTGGCCACCGAGGACGAACGCACGCTGTTCTTCGACTTCCTGCCCCTGGACCTGGGGACCGTGCAGGGCTTCAAGACCCGCTTCCACCTGTACACCGTGCCCGGCCAGGTGTTCTACAACGCCAGCCGCAAGCTGATCCTGCGTGGCGTGGACGGCATCGTGTTCGTCGCGGACAGCGCCCCCAACCGCCTGCGCGCGAACGCCGAGAGCATGCGCAACCTGCGCGAGAACCTCCAGGAGCACGGCATTGACGTGCGCGACGTGCCCATCGTGCTTCAGGTGAACAAACGCGACCTGCCCGACGCGCTGCCGCTCGAGATGATCCGCGCCGTGATCGACCCCCGGCAGGAACTCATGATCTTCGAGGCCATGTCCGACAAGGGCGTCGGCGTCTTCGAGACCCTCAAGACCGTCAGTCGCCTGGTGCTGGAGCGTCTCTCCCAGAACAAGTAA
- a CDS encoding TrmB family transcriptional regulator, whose product MSAVIHLQALGLTEYEARAYTALLALGRAVPARVARQAGIPRPKIYETLERLEGRGLAAKVGQNPLEYAPLSAREYLARARRAFDDRLGALDRDLSRLAPDPAPEAVYHLYGEAAIRSLCEDLTLNARRSLYMAGDASFADRLERLSPRGVDLYRTPLANLPAIAAPGQRAFLLARDGEAALVAHFIDEGGVGEAHGVHTHNPVIIHLIEGYVQLAAQQLQPR is encoded by the coding sequence ATGAGCGCCGTGATTCACCTGCAAGCGCTCGGGCTGACCGAGTACGAAGCCCGTGCCTACACCGCCCTTCTGGCCCTGGGCCGGGCCGTTCCGGCCCGCGTGGCCCGGCAGGCCGGTATTCCCCGGCCCAAAATCTACGAGACGCTCGAACGCCTGGAGGGGCGCGGCCTGGCCGCCAAGGTCGGGCAGAACCCCCTGGAATACGCGCCGCTCAGCGCCCGGGAGTACCTCGCGCGCGCACGCCGGGCCTTCGATGACCGGCTGGGCGCCCTGGACCGCGACCTGTCCCGCCTGGCCCCCGACCCGGCCCCCGAGGCGGTCTACCACCTGTACGGCGAGGCGGCCATTCGCAGCCTCTGTGAGGACCTGACCCTGAACGCCCGGCGCAGCCTGTACATGGCGGGTGACGCCAGTTTCGCCGACCGTCTGGAACGACTCAGCCCGCGCGGGGTGGACCTGTACCGCACGCCCCTGGCGAACCTGCCGGCCATTGCGGCGCCCGGTCAGCGGGCCTTCCTGCTCGCCCGGGACGGTGAGGCGGCGCTCGTGGCGCACTTCATCGATGAGGGCGGCGTGGGTGAGGCGCACGGCGTACACACCCACAACCCCGTGATCATCCACCTGATCGAGGGGTACGTGCAGCTGGCCGCGCAGCAGCTTCAGCCGCGCTGA
- a CDS encoding tyrosine-type recombinase/integrase, whose protein sequence is MVISELWEQFYYHLRVKRRARTTLRFYSVTQRALERYAAHDAGFPASPDLITVTHLRGFLVWLDDQGLAPGGIHAHVRALKACFGWAHKEELLSRNPALRLERPTLPGHRLPMVDADLVGSLIQKARAADQPLRDVALLLTLFDTGVRLGEVIGMKVNDLRPEKGLVRVVGKGDKERSVPIGTRALGAITTYMRRERRPKHAGVHHLFLNRTGQAMTRSCVGIRLSLLARHLDLDRSLAAPHAFRRGFAVEFLRNGGDVFTLQQILGHSSLEMTRRYVNFLDEDLKAAHLRFSPGDRL, encoded by the coding sequence ATGGTCATCTCCGAACTCTGGGAGCAGTTCTACTACCACCTGCGGGTCAAACGGCGAGCCAGGACAACACTCCGCTTCTACAGCGTCACGCAGCGCGCCCTCGAGCGGTACGCCGCGCACGACGCTGGCTTCCCGGCTTCTCCAGACCTCATCACGGTGACCCACCTCCGGGGCTTCCTCGTGTGGCTGGATGACCAGGGTCTGGCGCCAGGGGGCATTCATGCCCACGTGCGGGCGCTCAAGGCCTGCTTCGGCTGGGCTCACAAAGAAGAGCTGCTTTCCCGAAACCCAGCATTGCGTCTGGAACGGCCGACCTTGCCCGGGCACCGCCTCCCCATGGTCGATGCCGACCTGGTTGGAAGCCTCATTCAAAAGGCCCGCGCCGCAGACCAGCCTCTCAGAGACGTGGCCCTGCTGCTGACCCTCTTCGACACCGGTGTGCGGCTGGGTGAAGTGATTGGCATGAAGGTGAACGACCTTCGTCCGGAGAAGGGCCTGGTCCGCGTGGTGGGCAAGGGGGACAAGGAGCGCTCCGTCCCCATCGGAACGCGGGCCCTGGGCGCCATCACCACCTACATGCGCCGCGAGCGCCGTCCCAAGCACGCCGGGGTGCATCACCTCTTCCTGAACCGCACTGGGCAGGCGATGACCCGGAGCTGCGTCGGTATCCGCCTGAGCCTGCTGGCCCGGCACCTCGACCTCGACCGCTCCCTGGCGGCGCCCCATGCCTTCCGCCGGGGCTTCGCGGTGGAGTTCCTGCGCAACGGCGGCGACGTCTTCACGCTGCAGCAGATCCTGGGGCACAGCAGCCTCGAGATGACGCGGCGTTACGTCAACTTCCTCGACGAGGACCTCAAGGCGGCGCACCTGCGCTTCTCGCCGGGAGACCGCCTGTGA
- a CDS encoding phosphotransferase → MTPEPLNRVLAHYGFDSVSTIEQIERGGEWRVRQGDRILRWAPADRPLAEHIVRDAQLLSVLEHHHIPAPELLALDMSDSAQVVSVQDLRLPGAHTGLGATGLSEQGWRSLGGYLFALHERGPLSPTSRSMPPVNAERALALLRDRQVLDAAQVRWVRRWLSLVPPAVPVLTHGMVTPSWVVTDDRGDLVLGLTDWSVAGPRLPGHDFLHLPEAARWTVLEGYGQTGFPRLLQVYLHQLLEAARDVAPEAVTGAALEQLHRLIEEELRL, encoded by the coding sequence GTGACCCCGGAGCCGCTGAACAGGGTGCTGGCGCACTACGGCTTTGACTCTGTGAGCACCATCGAACAGATCGAACGGGGAGGGGAGTGGCGGGTCCGGCAGGGCGACCGGATCCTGCGCTGGGCCCCCGCGGATCGGCCGCTGGCCGAACATATCGTCCGCGACGCGCAGCTCTTAAGCGTCCTGGAGCACCACCATATTCCCGCGCCGGAACTCCTCGCTCTGGATATGAGTGACTCAGCGCAGGTGGTCAGCGTGCAGGATCTGCGGCTGCCAGGTGCCCACACCGGGCTCGGTGCCACCGGGCTGTCGGAGCAGGGCTGGCGATCGCTGGGAGGGTACCTGTTCGCCCTGCATGAGCGTGGACCTCTCTCCCCGACGTCCCGCTCCATGCCTCCGGTGAACGCGGAGCGAGCCCTCGCCCTCCTGCGAGACCGCCAGGTTCTGGACGCGGCCCAGGTCCGCTGGGTACGGCGCTGGCTGTCCCTGGTGCCTCCCGCCGTTCCGGTGCTGACGCACGGCATGGTGACGCCGTCCTGGGTGGTGACCGATGACCGGGGCGATCTGGTTCTGGGCCTGACCGACTGGAGTGTGGCCGGTCCCAGGCTGCCAGGGCACGACTTCCTGCACCTGCCTGAGGCGGCGCGCTGGACCGTGCTGGAGGGCTACGGCCAGACCGGCTTCCCGAGACTCCTTCAGGTTTACCTGCATCAATTGTTGGAAGCCGCCCGGGACGTCGCGCCAGAAGCCGTCACAGGCGCGGCGCTTGAGCAGTTGCACCGTCTGATCGAGGAAGAACTGCGGCTCTAG